A region from the Macrobrachium nipponense isolate FS-2020 chromosome 47, ASM1510439v2, whole genome shotgun sequence genome encodes:
- the LOC135204390 gene encoding uncharacterized protein LOC135204390: protein MASSVPVRSYKTVTDMFQILCGKQYLAYADRLTGWLEIAFFPSGATSAKLIPLFRRYFMQWGAPEEISLDGGTNLVSTEMASFLQKWEVRMRISSAHYPQSNGRAEAAVRTAKRTIQDNTRSDGSLDTDSFARAILQYRNTPLRDIDKSPAQLAMGRQLRDSVPMIKSYHKITEQWADIMIDREEKMGRHLRNVKFRHDSSAKRLRPLQTGGTTVAVQNVVSKAWDRIAKVIEMKGDLQYVIKLDGSGRISTRNRKHLREIRVQDSPPTRSLSPADSCADRQPRRGTRKINPPSWHKNYIL from the coding sequence ATGGCATCCAGTGTACCTGTGCGTTCATACAAAACGGTCACGGATATGTTTCAAATACTATGTGGAAAACAATATCTGGCATATGCAGATAGGCTTACTGGTTGGCTGGAAATTGCCTTCTTCCCAAGTGGTGCTACTTCTGCTAAGTTGATCCCACTCTTCCGACGATACTTCATGCAGTGGGGTGCCCCGGAAGAAATCTCCCTCGACGGTGGCACCAATTTGGTAAGCACTGAAATGGCTAGCTTCCTACAGAAATGGGAGGTTAGGATGAGAATATCCTCAGCCCATTACCCCCAATCCAACGGGAGGGCAGAGGCAGCAGTACGTACAGCAAAAAGAACCATTCAAGATAACACAAGAAGCGATGGAAGCCTCGACACAGATAGTTTTGCAAGAGCCATTTTGCAATATAGAAATACGCCCCTAAGAGACATCGATAAATCGCCGGCACAATTAGCCATGGGACGACAACTCAGAGACTCGGTCCCCATGATTAAAAGCTATCATAAGATAACAGAGCAGTGGGCAGACATTATGATAGACAGAGAGGAGAAGATGGGTAGACACTTGAGAAATGTCAAGTTCCGTCATGATTCTAGTGCAAAGAGACTCCGCCCCTTGCAAACGGGTGGTACCACAGTAGCAGTGCAAAATGTTGTCTCTAAGGCCTGGGATCGTATTGCAAAAGTCATTGAAATGAAAGGAGACCTCCAATATGTCATAAAATTAGATGGTAGTGGAAGAATATCAACGAGAAACAGAAAACATCTTCGGGAAATAAGAGTGCAGGATTCCCCACCCACTCGTTCACTTTCCCCCGCTGACTCGTGTGCTGACCGCCAACCCAGAAGAGGGACGAGGAAAATAAATCCTCCGAGTTGGCATAAAAACTACATTTTGTGA